Below is a genomic region from Trichoderma asperellum chromosome 2, complete sequence.
AATGGGGGGGACCCCTTGCTGTTCGCTATCATCCGCCATTGGCGAATTGTCCAGCGCAGTGGATAAGTCGTGATAGGACCTACTAATAATGTATGCAGCGGCGACAAGGGCgcttattttacttatacaGACTGAATAGTGCAGTATCTGGCTCATGATAACCTCGTACTCGTACTGGCGCAGTAGCTGCACGCAGCGGAAAAGAGGCAGTAACAGACGAGATCCCCATAAAATGTGGATTTGTGATACTGTTCCATTATTCCCAACTGCCATCTCTCCTCGACTCTGTTATTCCCGTCTCTCTCGCCCGCCGATTGTCGTCAGATGGTGCTGCTCGCGTGCATTTCGGCTCTGCCATGAACGCTCCCCTCCCCGCCTCTCTCTCGCAAAAGAACCACCTTCTTTGTTGGGAAGGCTATGACGGCAGCCAAGGTGATTTTCATTGATTGTACTGTATATACCACTGTAGCCATTTGTCCAACAAAATAGCACGATTGTGCCTATGCTCTTGGACTGCGCTTTGGGTTTGGCGAGGTGGTGAATTAAGGTATGAGGCGCCGCCAAGATCGGCCACCCGGTGACGCACGAAGGGAGGCACCGAAAGTCTATGCTGGCCGGGTGTTGTGGGAAATTAGCACCTGTAGCTGCTTGTGTTTTAGCGCAGTAGGTATTAGGCGGTAAacctcgacgacgacgatccATTTACAGCAGTAGCCTACAGACGATGCATGTACAAGCCACCAAGGTACATACGTGCATTGGTAGATGGCAGTCTGCGCTCTCACTCCTTCAATCCGCCGAGATGCCATTGATTGCAGTCGATTCCCCGTTTCCATGTGAACGCACGTGTTGCGCAGCGCCAGGGGGTGGTCAATTCGCCCCTGAGGACGATGCCGATTGCAGCGCCGGTGACTTGCGGTCTGGTCCGGCGTGCTCTGCATCTCTGTCATCTGCATCTCCCGCCAGATGCTGCTCCGAGGGTGTGACCTTTTGTCTCCTCCACAGCAGCTCCTCTcgcatcttctctctcctcttccccaCAGCGTGCAGAACGCACAAAGCAAAGTACTGCGACCAGCAATGGAGCATAGTGCCCATGCACAGGCAGGTATATAACAAGTATAACAAGCAGCGAAGAAACATCCCCCAATCCTACTCTGCACTAAAAACAGCACCAAAGCGCGGGGTGTCCCCGCTACGGGGGCCAGAAAGaggggagaaggggggggcCGCTGGAAATGCAGCAAAACGACCTGGGAGGCTGTAGGCTGGCCCCAAAAGCCCGCCGAAACTAAGAGGCAGCGAGCGCCTGTGGCTGCTCTTAGCCTGCCGAGTGCCGCTTTACCTAAGATAGGGCCCGCCTGCTGCGACAGCCTCCCCCTTCTTTATCAACGGAGGAGGATACCTGGGATGAGATGCTAAGAGACAGTGAGAGAGAATGGAACCCCCCCCTCTTAATATACCTCAGCGCAGTTGACTCGttgctttttgtctttttttttcccttttcccttctttctctcgcgtgttctttttacttttctttctttcttcccaattttttttcttgtagCCTTGTTGTTATTCCTTTTCTATTCGCTGCTAGATTAGAACGATCAGAGCGCGCGCTGAGCTATAAGTCATGACACCACGATAGAAAAAACACCCGCTACACCGACGTCATCAGCGCCCACTCCATACGATACgggggggggagagagagccagAAACAGATCAGGCGCCCAGGACAAAACTTGCCAAATCAGGCCGCGCTGTTTACCATCCCTGAAGCTGGATTCTGGCGtctagaagaaaaaactGCAAAACAAATATCACAACTAGAAATATCTCGGCTTAATATCTGCGCGCATAAAAgataagagagaggaggagtaGAAAGAGAGACTACAGGCAAAAGCCACATCAAGACGCAACAAAAGAGCTCGCCATCCTCACTCTCTCACCATGTCGAACCTCCCCTCGCAACATCCCACCCTCTCCCTCCACCTCACCGACCTCACTCTCACCCCGCTCATcacgtcgtcctcgtcggaAAGCCACCTCGAGTCCCTCACCAAACTCACCTCCAGCGCCATAACCTCTCAGACCACCGCCCAGCGCGCCAACCTCGGCCGCCCGCAGCGCATCATGGTCGAGTACCCAGACTCCGGCGCCGTCGTCTTACAGTCCTACCTCGACCCCAGAGAatccggcggcggcggcgatctCTCCGAGGAGTCGGACTCGTTTTCAAAATACAAGTACAGAGACGAGCACGAGCACGACCATGACCACCATGTCGGCGACGatgacagcagcagcacccgcaCCCCGGACACGGCAAGGCCCGCCATCGACGACACCGTGGCGCCCGCTCTGAtcagcgtcgtcgtcgctgctaCATCGGACGATGCGAGAGAGGCCCGGCGCGCTGCTGCGAGGCTGGAGCGCATCGGCCGAGAGTTTCAGCGGGAGTGGACGGCACAGGGGCTGGAGCAGGACAATGAcgggaggagcagcagcaacgccgaCTGAAAGtttatgaaaaaaaaaaaaaaaaaaaatgaaaaagaaaaagaaagaaaaaaaaattaaaaaaagaaaaggaaagcaaaagaaaggaaaagaaaagaaaagaaaaccaaaGAAAACCAAAGAAATAACCAAAGAAATAACCAAACGGTCATTACTTGGGAATGATGATCGAAAACAAAAGCATTATAGAGTGGACATATTGCGGCCCCCCTAGAATGCCGCGTCCATTCCGAGTATTGAACTATTATTCAAAGCTCGACAACCGAACCAGGCGGCGTCGCAGCTTAGACATAGCACCAAATCACCccagaaagaaagatatgAATGGAACGAAACAGACGCACTCGAGCGATATAATTCCTATAAGATAGCAGCATTTCGGAGCGAGGCACATAAAGATGAGAGTATACACAAGCTAATGAGAAGAACTGGTGtcctgttttctttttgttcttacATCTTTTCATCGTCGCACAGAATCACGTTGGGGGTATACAAAAGAAGCTAGCATGTTGGCTCTAATGGCGTTTAAAAGAAAGGGTTTTGTAATTTAATGGacaaagtctttttttagtTCTCAAGACCTCACAAGTTTTTGTTTTATCTTAATCTcgattttccttttttttatatttcatctattgctttttttttttactgtattaagaaagaagaaagaaaaaaagaaacttcAACATTTCCTGTGCTCCCATACCCAGAGTCGTCACTACGTGAAATCATGTGCTCCCTTCTTTAGCAGGCATCACTTCTTTTCAGGGTTTTTGTTTGTCCTGTTTCGTGTATCATTTATATTCTGGAAGATTTAACGTTTAATTCGGTCTTTCTCCTcagatatttatttaaatgagctgctggaaagCACGGTTGATGGGGGATCGGATGTTGGGGACGTCCTTCCAGAAGTCGATGGTGAGGAGAGCGCGCTTAGCGATGCCCTCGGGGGTGAACTCGAACTTCTATAGTGAATGGGTTAGtaaatttccttttttctcttcattttttttttttttcgtatatagtaattattgaAACGTACCTTGTAGACATCCTTGTAGGCACCAGAGGCACCGAATCGGTTGAGACCGAACTGCTCGTGAGTATATCTCTCCCAGCCCATGGTGCTCATGACCTCAATGGACAGTGAGGGGATACCGTCGGGCAGAACAGAGAGTCTGTACTCCTTGGACTGGGTGTCGAAGACCTCGAAGCAAGGCATGGAGACAATTCGGGCCTTGACGTTGTGCTTCTCCAGGAGG
It encodes:
- a CDS encoding uncharacterized protein (EggNog:ENOG41) codes for the protein MSNLPSQHPTLSLHLTDLTLTPLITSSSSESHLESLTKLTSSAITSQTTAQRANLGRPQRIMVEYPDSGAVVLQSYLDPRESGGGGDLSEESDSFSKYKYRDEHEHDHDHHVGDDDSSSTRTPDTARPAIDDTVAPALISVVVAATSDDAREARRAAARLERIGREFQREFNV